From a region of the Paenibacillus segetis genome:
- a CDS encoding glycoside hydrolase family 3 protein, whose product MKKKPFFLMAIAVVIVAAVVIYALNSSSPQEPIARKEHDIISNLNAKDIVAKMNDKEKIGQLVMYTPLRNQESFSKEMIQEYYIGSVLLNDQKVSAKEAATFNNQLQQWASESRLGIPMFITGDLEYGAAQRVPGEATVLPRQMAIGATQNVEYAYQAAKITAAEAKAMGFHWSYSPVADVYSNPLNSVIGVRSFGEDTKLVNEMVAAEVKGYKSEGMISSAKHFPGHGDTSFDSHTTLATVTYSEDVLRKVHLPPFKTAIDQGIESIMTSHIIIQAIDPELPATLSKKVLTGLLRDELGFQGIIVTDAMVMEAISNNWGAGEAAVMAINAGADIIMANGSASDQLDTVDSLYQALQDGKITRSRIDESVERIITYKLENKMFDHRFVDIDHATMVVGSKDHWEISEQIAQDSITLLKNVNVLPFDPQTNESTLIVSVAYAEQIAETVRKVSKGEVISYQAARATGEKLDVSQESIDAALEQAQSADRIIVFTYSDSQIAQGQIDLVNQLQGTGKPVVAVSLGNPNDILGYPGVSAYLATYALDTWYWMTPIPVSWDAAVRVIFGANPKGKLPVTISSAYPLGFGLSYP is encoded by the coding sequence ATGAAGAAGAAACCATTTTTCTTAATGGCCATTGCTGTAGTAATCGTTGCAGCGGTAGTCATCTATGCTTTGAATTCTTCCTCACCACAAGAACCTATCGCTCGGAAAGAGCATGATATCATATCAAACCTAAATGCCAAGGATATCGTGGCCAAAATGAATGACAAAGAAAAGATTGGTCAGCTTGTCATGTATACACCATTACGGAACCAAGAATCATTTTCCAAAGAAATGATTCAGGAATACTATATCGGAAGTGTTCTGTTAAATGATCAAAAAGTTTCGGCTAAGGAAGCAGCTACCTTTAACAATCAACTGCAACAATGGGCTTCGGAGTCTAGATTAGGTATACCTATGTTCATTACTGGTGACTTGGAGTATGGTGCGGCCCAAAGAGTTCCGGGTGAAGCTACCGTACTGCCTAGACAAATGGCAATTGGGGCAACTCAAAATGTCGAATATGCTTATCAAGCCGCTAAAATAACGGCAGCAGAAGCAAAAGCTATGGGATTCCACTGGAGTTATTCACCTGTTGCGGATGTGTACTCCAATCCTTTGAACTCGGTTATTGGCGTTCGCTCTTTTGGAGAAGATACTAAGCTCGTTAACGAGATGGTTGCAGCGGAAGTTAAGGGGTACAAGAGTGAAGGGATGATCTCTAGCGCCAAACATTTTCCTGGTCATGGGGACACAAGTTTCGACTCGCATACCACTTTGGCCACGGTAACTTACAGCGAAGATGTTCTAAGGAAGGTACATTTGCCTCCATTTAAAACGGCAATAGACCAAGGAATTGAGTCCATTATGACTTCACACATCATTATTCAAGCGATAGATCCTGAACTACCAGCAACCTTATCCAAGAAGGTTCTCACTGGTTTATTGCGTGATGAACTTGGGTTTCAAGGTATTATTGTTACCGACGCGATGGTCATGGAAGCCATATCGAATAATTGGGGAGCAGGAGAAGCAGCTGTGATGGCAATTAATGCTGGGGCAGATATCATCATGGCCAACGGATCCGCATCGGATCAGCTAGATACCGTGGATTCACTATATCAAGCTCTACAAGATGGTAAGATTACAAGAAGTCGAATTGATGAGTCAGTGGAACGTATTATTACATATAAGTTAGAAAATAAAATGTTTGATCATCGATTTGTAGACATCGATCATGCCACAATGGTGGTTGGAAGCAAGGATCACTGGGAGATTTCAGAGCAAATTGCACAGGACTCCATAACATTACTTAAGAACGTTAATGTTTTGCCGTTTGATCCACAAACCAACGAATCCACACTGATTGTCAGTGTGGCATATGCAGAGCAAATTGCAGAGACTGTAAGGAAAGTAAGCAAAGGTGAGGTTATCTCTTACCAAGCTGCCCGAGCGACCGGAGAAAAACTAGATGTAAGCCAAGAGAGTATAGACGCAGCCCTTGAACAAGCCCAATCTGCGGATCGAATTATCGTGTTTACTTATTCAGATAGTCAAATCGCGCAAGGTCAAATAGATCTTGTGAATCAGCTGCAAGGTACCGGAAAGCCGGTTGTTGCAGTATCCCTTGGAAATCCGAATGACATTTTGGGTTATCCGGGTGTATCAGCATATTTGGCAACCTACGCTTTAGATACTTGGTATTGGATGACCCCGATTCCTGTATCCTGGGATGCAGCCGTTCGGGTCATATTCGGTGCTAATCCGAAGGGTAAATTGCCGGTAACGATTAGTTCAGCGTATCCGTTAGGATTTGGTTTGAGTTACCCTTAA
- a CDS encoding sugar phosphate isomerase/epimerase family protein has product MIAPLHLGIRAHDFGIRPIHELIKMIQRYKFSHIQFAVQKSFPESVPSLSMLSPGTARYFGNEFRQAGIQIAVLGCYVNIVAPDPSKRTQAIADFVTHLRLARDFGASLVGTETGSLGQGYTEDNFTEEAFQEVVTSVKAMVAEAERFGVTVGIEAGQNHPLYSAPLTRRLLDVIPSQNLQIILDCANLISPTNYTQQEDIINEAIELLGNRIAVIHLKDFKVTDERVHFVPIGQGCLKFAPILRYMKYQRPHIQGIIESTTEEHLEASIAYLQRIYVSV; this is encoded by the coding sequence ATGATAGCCCCTCTTCATTTAGGTATCCGTGCCCATGACTTTGGAATACGTCCAATACATGAGCTCATAAAGATGATACAACGTTACAAGTTCTCTCATATTCAATTTGCAGTACAAAAGTCTTTTCCCGAAAGTGTTCCTAGCCTATCCATGTTAAGCCCGGGAACTGCACGTTATTTCGGCAATGAATTTAGACAAGCAGGCATCCAAATTGCCGTTCTAGGTTGTTACGTCAATATTGTAGCTCCTGATCCATCCAAACGTACACAAGCTATAGCTGATTTCGTTACACATCTTCGTTTGGCTAGAGACTTTGGTGCTAGTCTAGTAGGGACTGAAACAGGTAGCTTAGGGCAAGGATATACTGAAGATAATTTTACGGAAGAAGCTTTTCAAGAGGTAGTGACCTCGGTAAAAGCTATGGTAGCCGAAGCCGAACGTTTTGGCGTAACGGTGGGAATTGAAGCAGGGCAGAATCATCCCCTTTACTCGGCTCCTCTGACACGCCGATTGTTGGATGTTATTCCATCCCAAAATCTACAAATTATTTTAGATTGCGCGAATCTCATATCACCCACCAATTACACACAACAAGAAGACATCATTAATGAAGCTATCGAACTATTAGGAAATCGAATTGCCGTCATTCACTTAAAAGACTTTAAAGTTACGGATGAAAGGGTCCATTTTGTTCCGATTGGCCAAGGTTGTCTCAAGTTTGCACCAATTCTTCGTTATATGAAATACCAGCGCCCACATATCCAAGGTATTATAGAAAGTACAACAGAAGAGCATCTTGAAGCGAGCATTGCTTATTTGCAACGGATTTATGTGAGCGTATAG
- a CDS encoding rhamnogalacturonan acetylesterase has product MTHTLFIAGDSTAALKGAAEKPMTGWGEYLQAHFGSSIEVDNRAINGRSTKTFLAEGRLAHIAHDMQAGDYMFIQFGHNDGKIDDPARYTNPDLDYRSNLIQFIECARGRGGVPVLLSSVSRRRFTVDGHLDPLAVGPYPEAMKQVAAQTQTPLLDIFEASQQLYNTLGEHESKKLFIHLPDKTHPNYPNGIIDDTHFSDVGARQIADLVANAIHQSNAPSLSRLRQHLKGDFL; this is encoded by the coding sequence ATGACTCACACACTGTTTATCGCTGGAGATTCTACTGCGGCTCTGAAAGGGGCTGCCGAAAAACCGATGACGGGTTGGGGAGAATACCTGCAAGCTCATTTTGGATCTTCTATTGAGGTGGATAATCGTGCTATTAACGGTCGTAGCACCAAAACGTTTCTAGCAGAAGGCCGATTGGCTCACATAGCACACGACATGCAGGCTGGTGACTATATGTTTATTCAATTTGGACACAATGACGGAAAGATCGATGATCCTGCACGCTATACCAATCCCGATCTAGATTACCGAAGTAACTTGATTCAGTTCATTGAATGTGCCCGGGGACGTGGTGGAGTTCCCGTATTATTATCTTCCGTAAGTCGCCGTCGCTTTACAGTTGATGGTCATCTCGACCCTCTTGCTGTAGGGCCTTATCCAGAAGCAATGAAGCAAGTAGCTGCGCAGACACAGACACCGCTACTCGATATATTCGAAGCTTCTCAACAGCTATACAACACTTTAGGAGAACACGAGTCTAAGAAGCTGTTTATTCATCTGCCTGACAAGACACATCCTAATTATCCAAATGGTATTATAGACGATACCCATTTCTCAGATGTAGGAGCTCGGCAAATAGCTGATTTAGTGGCTAACGCTATTCATCAATCTAATGCTCCTAGTCTGTCTAGATTGAGACAACATTTAAAAGGAGATTTCTTATGA
- a CDS encoding cache domain-containing sensor histidine kinase, which produces MKIRQLSLRNKLVGSAVVCLLIPLIVVYLVTNYLTRDLILDKAISTAEDSLKASKSDVNRIFEQMLEISNFVLLNNEIRQILLVDPEKVESAASRADYVINTSRLSRFLDDLILTNKDFYVTILGKNNYKYTSYSYSDYNPVQLYEQNWFSKLDRMPNFSTYWLGQQNIYYNKSDMNSSNWVTIGRPIKTTAATPIGYVVITVNERKIHPYLQHGKDQETFLLDEQGVVVSHVDSTKIGKKMSWWNEGENSQTIQIDGKKYIYVAQELGSNKWTIVSLIPLSSAVAKNKQILFVSFTVQVLFSILFFVLLTVLISKFTSPIAKLTRFVKKIGRGQLELRSGIGGQNEVAHLASTIDYMLDQIQSMIEQITVEQSKKRKAELEMLQAQINPHFMFNLLNSIRLHILIQGDQESAELIGSLSSLLRMTFNRDNEFIALQEEVNTVSHYVRLMNFRHANQVRLEVDLASETCANARVPRFLLQPLIENAIIHGFEQFDGELFIHADIMQDNGNELLQISIRDNGIGMTEDQLNVLRSKLDDTEESGDHVKKGFSGIGVRNVVQRLRLIYGAQLYMDINSEHNVGTEITFRFPLEIERVGVHYVNSNSR; this is translated from the coding sequence GTGAAAATCAGACAGCTTTCGTTACGTAATAAGTTAGTTGGGTCAGCAGTCGTTTGCTTGTTGATTCCGTTAATCGTCGTTTATCTCGTTACCAACTATTTAACGCGAGATCTTATCTTGGATAAAGCAATTTCGACAGCTGAGGATTCTTTGAAAGCATCTAAATCCGATGTGAACCGTATTTTTGAGCAAATGCTAGAGATATCGAACTTTGTATTATTGAACAATGAAATTAGACAAATATTATTAGTAGACCCCGAGAAGGTTGAGTCTGCAGCAAGTAGGGCAGATTATGTTATCAATACCAGCCGATTATCACGATTTCTAGACGATTTAATTCTTACAAATAAAGACTTTTATGTGACTATCCTAGGGAAAAATAATTATAAATATACGAGTTACTCTTATAGCGATTACAATCCCGTGCAATTATATGAACAGAATTGGTTCTCTAAGTTAGATCGTATGCCGAACTTCTCTACGTATTGGCTAGGACAACAAAATATTTACTATAACAAATCTGATATGAACTCATCCAATTGGGTGACGATCGGAAGGCCAATCAAGACAACCGCAGCTACCCCCATTGGTTATGTTGTGATCACGGTAAATGAACGGAAAATTCATCCCTATTTGCAGCATGGCAAGGATCAAGAAACCTTTTTGCTAGATGAACAGGGTGTGGTAGTCTCACATGTTGATTCCACAAAGATAGGTAAGAAGATGTCTTGGTGGAATGAAGGCGAAAATTCGCAGACGATTCAAATTGATGGTAAGAAATATATATATGTGGCGCAAGAGCTAGGGAGCAATAAATGGACGATCGTGAGTCTCATTCCACTATCATCAGCTGTTGCGAAGAACAAACAGATATTATTTGTTAGTTTTACCGTGCAAGTTCTATTTTCTATTCTATTCTTTGTATTGTTGACTGTGCTTATTTCGAAGTTTACAAGTCCGATTGCCAAGCTAACTCGATTTGTAAAGAAGATTGGGCGTGGTCAGTTAGAACTTCGTTCCGGAATAGGTGGACAGAATGAAGTGGCTCATCTGGCGTCGACGATTGATTATATGCTAGATCAGATTCAGTCCATGATTGAGCAAATTACGGTTGAGCAAAGCAAGAAACGGAAGGCAGAATTAGAAATGCTTCAGGCTCAGATAAACCCACATTTTATGTTCAATCTACTGAACTCTATCCGGCTTCATATTTTGATTCAAGGAGACCAGGAAAGCGCTGAACTGATTGGTTCACTGTCTTCTTTATTACGAATGACATTTAATCGAGATAATGAGTTTATCGCTCTCCAAGAAGAAGTGAATACAGTATCACATTATGTACGATTAATGAATTTTCGTCATGCTAACCAGGTAAGACTTGAGGTGGACTTAGCATCCGAAACATGCGCAAACGCTAGAGTTCCACGATTTTTGCTCCAACCTTTGATTGAGAACGCTATCATACATGGGTTTGAACAATTTGATGGAGAACTCTTTATCCATGCGGATATTATGCAGGATAACGGTAATGAATTGTTACAGATTTCTATACGAGACAATGGGATTGGTATGACAGAGGATCAGCTAAATGTCCTTCGATCTAAGCTTGATGATACCGAGGAGTCGGGAGATCATGTGAAAAAGGGATTTTCTGGTATAGGAGTAAGAAATGTTGTGCAACGATTACGACTAATTTATGGTGCTCAGTTATATATGGATATTAATAGTGAACATAACGTAGGTACGGAGATTACCTTTAGGTTCCCATTAGAGATTGAGAGAGTAGGCGTGCATTATGTTAACAGCAATTCTCGTTGA
- a CDS encoding glycoside hydrolase family 88 protein, whose amino-acid sequence MWQAAIDNAILKVKNNIMKHPGKLPHISEGQCYDWGDNGDWIEGFYIGMMWLAHEYSQDPFYKEAAESYLANFKDRLDRHVALDHHDIGFLYSLSAVAQWKITGSEEARQVALQAADTLVARWRPKAGIIQAWGLEGDPENGGRIIIDCLLNLPLLFWAYEQTGNKIYYDLAYQHALKSQKFLVRGDASSYHTFYFDPENGHALRGGTHQGFEDGSTWTRGQAWGIYGFALAYRYTKNASFLDTSKRLAHYFIAHLPEDHVAYWDFDVPVEKDTPRDSSASAITACGLLELLELIDAHDPDRIIFEAALQSSMKSLVANYATSDLPDAEGLLKHGSYHVRGGIAPDGYVIWGDYYYLEALVRMEKGIKGYWYK is encoded by the coding sequence ATGTGGCAAGCGGCAATTGATAACGCAATCTTAAAGGTAAAAAATAATATTATGAAGCATCCGGGCAAACTTCCGCATATTTCGGAAGGTCAGTGTTATGACTGGGGAGATAACGGGGACTGGATCGAAGGGTTCTACATTGGAATGATGTGGCTAGCCCATGAATACAGTCAAGATCCTTTCTATAAAGAAGCGGCTGAGTCTTATCTAGCGAACTTTAAAGATCGTTTGGATCGTCATGTTGCCTTGGACCACCATGATATTGGATTCTTATATTCCTTGTCAGCTGTAGCTCAGTGGAAGATAACGGGAAGTGAAGAGGCGCGGCAAGTTGCTTTGCAGGCGGCTGATACGTTAGTTGCCCGTTGGCGCCCGAAGGCAGGGATCATTCAAGCGTGGGGGCTAGAAGGTGATCCAGAGAATGGTGGACGCATCATCATTGACTGTTTATTGAATCTTCCCTTGTTGTTCTGGGCATATGAGCAGACGGGAAATAAGATTTATTATGATCTTGCTTACCAGCATGCGCTTAAAAGTCAGAAATTCTTAGTGCGTGGGGATGCCTCTTCTTATCATACATTTTATTTTGATCCGGAGAATGGACATGCATTGCGTGGTGGAACGCATCAAGGATTTGAAGATGGGTCTACCTGGACACGCGGGCAAGCTTGGGGGATATATGGGTTTGCGCTTGCTTATCGCTATACCAAGAATGCTAGTTTCCTAGATACTTCTAAACGACTCGCTCACTATTTTATTGCACATTTACCTGAAGATCATGTAGCCTATTGGGATTTCGACGTGCCAGTTGAAAAGGATACGCCACGAGATAGCTCCGCATCCGCGATAACCGCTTGTGGCCTGCTTGAATTGCTAGAATTGATCGATGCTCATGATCCTGATCGAATCATATTTGAAGCAGCACTTCAGAGCAGTATGAAATCTTTGGTCGCAAACTATGCGACCAGTGATCTCCCAGATGCGGAAGGCCTGCTGAAGCATGGTTCTTATCATGTTAGAGGGGGAATCGCGCCGGATGGCTATGTGATCTGGGGCGACTACTATTACCTCGAGGCGTTAGTACGGATGGAAAAAGGGATTAAAGGGTATTGGTACAAATAG
- a CDS encoding response regulator transcription factor, giving the protein MLTAILVDDDYPVLRYLSQTVTWSALDIELIGCYSNGLEAWEATQLSPPDIVITDIGMPKMNGIELLQKLRGINSNLRAVILSCHNEFHFAQQAVKLQVNDYILKETLDVGHLQQVLHKISADLNTVKKTSAEMLLYKRKESLNRVALREKFMKDTLYQSSANKETWVEQARIQGITLNAKYYIPMVVTVNRMTNVTLTRKMNDYTIVFAVENILQEILTSQHRCEIFQHSNNELIVLFCCEEPDKEQQLLNYSAKQSISAIHKYLKISVSCFVGREACNQDEIRKILLPMLKEPTQRFYLSESTVHLFEKVAFSDLDMYSEYSRYYSAINDMLALNQPKELQAVLDRWVDWVKSNRFHPGDVKEWTLQLLLELQLKTKITLQYQTDLSEEKLYDVINSIETIDHLQQWMSQYFEQIFRKMSLVAVHSKRPEIIKAQQYVIQHVTEKITLEDMAGYLNLNSSYFSRLFKRETDYNFIEYVNMMKLQKAKELLQQSNKTVEDISDYLGYANKSYFIKLFKREIGMRPSEYSAWN; this is encoded by the coding sequence ATGTTAACAGCAATTCTCGTTGATGATGATTATCCCGTTTTACGATATCTTTCGCAGACGGTTACTTGGTCAGCATTAGATATTGAACTAATCGGTTGCTACTCTAACGGGCTTGAAGCTTGGGAAGCAACACAGTTATCTCCGCCTGATATTGTGATTACGGATATAGGAATGCCAAAGATGAATGGCATTGAATTACTACAAAAGCTTCGAGGTATCAATTCGAATCTGCGAGCTGTAATCTTGTCATGTCATAATGAGTTTCACTTTGCACAGCAAGCGGTAAAATTACAGGTGAATGATTATATTTTGAAAGAAACTCTAGATGTAGGACATCTGCAACAAGTGCTGCATAAGATTTCAGCTGATTTAAATACGGTGAAGAAGACGTCAGCGGAAATGTTGCTATACAAACGCAAGGAATCGTTAAATAGAGTAGCGTTAAGAGAAAAGTTCATGAAAGATACGCTGTATCAATCATCAGCGAACAAAGAGACCTGGGTTGAACAAGCCCGTATCCAAGGGATTACATTAAACGCAAAGTATTATATCCCCATGGTCGTAACAGTGAATCGTATGACAAATGTGACTTTGACGCGGAAAATGAACGATTATACGATTGTGTTTGCTGTGGAGAATATACTTCAGGAAATCTTAACTTCGCAGCATCGCTGTGAGATTTTTCAGCATAGCAATAATGAATTGATTGTGCTATTCTGCTGTGAAGAACCGGATAAGGAGCAGCAATTACTTAACTATTCGGCAAAGCAAAGTATTTCTGCAATACATAAATATTTAAAAATATCTGTTTCTTGTTTCGTAGGACGTGAGGCATGCAATCAAGACGAGATTAGGAAGATTCTGCTACCCATGCTCAAAGAACCGACGCAACGCTTTTACTTAAGTGAATCAACAGTTCATCTTTTTGAAAAGGTAGCTTTCTCTGATTTGGATATGTATTCCGAATATTCACGTTATTATTCAGCTATTAATGATATGCTCGCTTTAAATCAACCTAAGGAACTGCAAGCGGTTCTGGATCGTTGGGTCGATTGGGTGAAATCCAATCGGTTTCATCCAGGTGATGTGAAAGAATGGACATTACAATTGTTGTTAGAATTGCAGTTGAAAACAAAAATAACTCTACAGTATCAAACAGATTTGTCCGAAGAAAAACTATATGATGTAATAAATTCAATCGAAACGATAGATCATCTGCAGCAATGGATGAGCCAATATTTTGAACAAATTTTCCGCAAAATGAGCTTGGTCGCTGTTCATTCTAAAAGACCCGAAATTATCAAAGCACAGCAATATGTAATTCAACATGTAACGGAAAAGATCACGCTGGAAGATATGGCAGGGTATCTAAATTTGAACTCTAGCTACTTCAGCCGCTTGTTCAAGCGAGAAACCGATTATAACTTTATTGAATATGTGAACATGATGAAGCTGCAAAAAGCGAAGGAATTACTGCAGCAGTCTAACAAAACGGTTGAAGATATCTCTGATTATTTGGGATATGCCAATAAAAGTTATTTCATTAAGTTATTCAAGCGCGAAATTGGGATGAGACCAAGTGAGTATTCAGCTTGGAATTAA
- a CDS encoding DUF2264 domain-containing protein — translation MKSIHHEATWKQFLTKADLQQAVTETFEPLKDRFTPGFAGLELGATGAVYNEAIALMEAFARPLWGLIPLASGGGESDLWPNYIEGIIHGTDPEHAEYWGDFGTKDQRMVEQSVLGLGLALVPHQIWDPLNKEQKDSLYRWLNQINLVDRSNPNNWLMFTVLVNIGFKKVGLPYNQEIMDKYLDTIDTYYLGDGWYSDGNTDQRDYYIPFAMHFYSLIYAQLMGEDDPVRATRYRERATLFAQDFMYWFAEDGSSIPFGRSMTYRFAQVSFWSALVYADVQPFSLGVMKGIIMRHLRWWFDQPIFTTERLLSIGYAYPNLIMGESYNAPGSPYWSFKAFLILALPDEHPFWQVEEEDLPELKSVRAQPHARMTICRPEGNKHVIAYGSGQMANFEMAHNAAKYSKFAYSTLFGFSVPKGYYGLTQGAYDSTLALSECDEHYRVRRECEEFHIEEKVVYSRWLPWQDVEVRTWIIPAGIWHIRIHQIRNGRQLDVAEGGFAIQPPKDFAITEKDMIRAVEKGISVHLPWGISGIISLEGFEEAQNVYPDPNTNLLKPRTVIPTLTNRLLVGEHWLISAVFGTTYCEDNARHWMNPPIVERDLAGEITVRDSETDLIYYSTNTSKELGKHVASGN, via the coding sequence ATGAAGTCAATACACCATGAGGCAACGTGGAAACAATTTCTTACGAAAGCTGATTTGCAACAAGCTGTTACAGAGACATTTGAACCTTTGAAGGATCGATTTACGCCAGGGTTTGCTGGACTGGAACTTGGAGCGACGGGTGCTGTATATAATGAAGCGATTGCACTCATGGAAGCGTTTGCTCGTCCTTTATGGGGATTGATCCCACTTGCAAGCGGTGGTGGTGAATCTGATCTGTGGCCCAATTATATTGAAGGGATTATTCATGGTACTGATCCTGAACATGCGGAATATTGGGGAGATTTCGGCACGAAAGACCAACGGATGGTCGAACAGTCCGTATTGGGATTAGGACTAGCACTTGTTCCACATCAAATTTGGGATCCGTTAAATAAAGAGCAAAAGGATTCCTTGTACCGATGGCTTAACCAAATTAATCTGGTAGATCGCTCAAATCCTAACAATTGGCTCATGTTCACTGTATTAGTGAATATTGGGTTCAAAAAAGTCGGCTTACCTTATAATCAAGAAATTATGGATAAATACCTCGATACAATCGATACCTATTATTTGGGTGATGGATGGTATTCTGATGGCAACACAGATCAACGAGATTACTATATTCCATTCGCTATGCATTTCTATTCGCTTATCTATGCTCAATTAATGGGAGAAGACGATCCCGTACGCGCGACTCGATATAGAGAACGAGCTACACTCTTTGCACAGGACTTCATGTACTGGTTCGCTGAGGACGGGAGTAGTATTCCGTTTGGTCGAAGTATGACCTATCGTTTTGCTCAAGTATCATTCTGGAGTGCGCTCGTGTATGCAGATGTTCAACCTTTTTCGCTCGGGGTCATGAAGGGAATCATTATGCGGCATTTGCGTTGGTGGTTTGACCAACCTATCTTTACGACAGAGAGATTGTTAAGTATTGGTTATGCCTATCCGAACCTAATTATGGGTGAGAGCTATAATGCACCAGGATCTCCATATTGGTCATTCAAAGCATTTTTGATTCTTGCCTTACCTGACGAGCATCCATTCTGGCAGGTAGAGGAGGAAGACTTACCGGAGCTGAAATCGGTTCGTGCCCAGCCGCATGCACGGATGACGATTTGTCGCCCTGAGGGAAATAAGCATGTAATTGCCTATGGATCAGGGCAAATGGCTAACTTTGAAATGGCACATAATGCTGCAAAGTATTCTAAATTTGCTTACTCGACCTTATTTGGATTCAGTGTACCGAAGGGATATTATGGATTAACACAAGGTGCATACGATTCTACACTCGCGCTGAGCGAATGTGATGAACATTACCGAGTACGTCGTGAATGTGAAGAGTTCCACATTGAGGAGAAAGTAGTCTACTCTCGCTGGTTACCTTGGCAGGATGTAGAGGTGCGGACATGGATCATTCCAGCAGGCATATGGCATATTCGAATCCATCAGATTCGAAATGGGCGCCAATTGGATGTGGCTGAAGGTGGGTTCGCAATCCAGCCACCAAAGGATTTTGCGATTACAGAGAAGGACATGATACGCGCTGTAGAAAAAGGTATTTCAGTCCATTTGCCATGGGGGATTAGTGGGATCATTAGTCTGGAAGGCTTCGAAGAAGCACAAAATGTCTACCCCGACCCCAATACAAACTTACTTAAACCACGTACAGTGATTCCAACTTTAACAAATCGCTTGTTAGTAGGGGAACATTGGTTGATTTCTGCGGTATTTGGTACAACGTATTGTGAAGATAATGCACGTCACTGGATGAATCCGCCGATTGTAGAACGTGATTTGGCGGGAGAGATCACTGTGCGTGATTCAGAGACTGACCTTATTTATTATTCTACAAATACTTCAAAGGAGTTGGGTAAGCATGTGGCAAGCGGCAATTGA